One segment of uncultured Desulfobacter sp. DNA contains the following:
- a CDS encoding Druantia anti-phage system protein DruA, producing MSRTLTIQGREFSEVDIQTIRHLINDNPAWHRTRLSKELCARWDWRTEKGLLKDMACRSMLRKLEQKGMVTLPVARHSGNRQRRIPDVPHDCKPIETTLRKIRPIQLIPVSGRGDIDDLFHCLMDRYHYLGCKGYVGEHMKYMAFDRNSRPVACLLFGSAAWKTAPRDRFIGWDRSARRRNLHMTTNNTRFLILPWIRIPHLASHILGSCLRRLSRDWTAKYGHDICLVETFVDRSRFAGTCYQAANWQKIGQSKGRSRQDRHHRLQVPIKDIYVYPLTSNYKKQLCTQP from the coding sequence ATGAGCAGGACTTTAACCATTCAAGGACGTGAATTTTCAGAAGTTGATATACAAACGATACGCCATTTGATTAACGACAATCCCGCCTGGCACCGCACTCGTTTATCCAAAGAATTGTGTGCTCGCTGGGATTGGCGCACGGAAAAAGGTCTGCTCAAGGACATGGCCTGTCGAAGCATGCTGAGAAAACTTGAGCAAAAAGGGATGGTCACACTTCCCGTTGCCCGTCATAGCGGTAACCGTCAGCGGCGTATTCCCGATGTCCCCCATGATTGTAAGCCGATAGAAACCACTTTGCGTAAGATCCGCCCGATACAATTGATACCGGTATCGGGCCGTGGAGATATTGATGATTTATTCCATTGCCTTATGGATCGATATCATTACCTTGGGTGTAAAGGGTATGTCGGAGAACATATGAAGTATATGGCTTTTGATCGCAATTCTCGTCCGGTTGCCTGCCTGCTTTTTGGCTCAGCAGCATGGAAAACGGCCCCTCGTGACCGATTCATCGGTTGGGATAGGTCGGCTCGTCGCAGGAACCTGCATATGACGACCAACAATACCCGATTTTTGATTTTGCCATGGATTCGAATTCCCCATCTTGCCAGTCATATTCTGGGTTCATGTCTTAGGCGGCTGAGCCGGGACTGGACAGCTAAATATGGTCACGATATCTGTCTGGTAGAAACTTTCGTGGATCGATCACGCTTTGCCGGAACTTGCTACCAGGCGGCAAATTGGCAAAAAATTGGTCAAAGCAAAGGGCGAAGCCGTCAAGACAGGCACCACAGACTTCAGGTGCCGATAAAAGACATCTATGTATACCCGTTGACTTCCAATTATAAAAAGCAGCTATGCACACAACCTTGA
- a CDS encoding IS1380 family transposase, with protein sequence MNKNINKNLAKRKKKISKKLNKRDWDEQPAPMFKASNIQYEIDGRLQGVAPGGIGLIHMLAKKTGLLKEIDKELELLKRHLPYHESDHVVNMAYNILAGGTCLQDIELLRNNEAWLNALDAEIIPDPTTAGDFLRRFSKEDIITLQDVKNTIRKKVWEKQPQNFKKEAIINIDGTISETTGECKQGMDISYNGKWGYAPLIVSLEKTREPLYIINRSGNAPSHLNCAGWVDKSLDLLEGTFKKLYVRGDTDFSLTSNFDKWDQRCTFVFGMDARSNLIKLAGGLSDSEWEIFEKQPQAIKTIPRKRPENIKLQVVKKRNFKRLETACEHIAEFEYKPGKCLQPYRMIVLRKTINEYKGERLLFDDIRYFFYITNDWKKSARHLVDFYRKRADHENDIDQLKHGVHAMANPSDSLNANWAYMVVASLAWDLKAWYGMMMPYRALGLSIVRMEFKRFIQTFINIPCLIIRSGRAIKYRIIGYNNRLTSVFKFFNSLKTAWVT encoded by the coding sequence GTGAATAAAAATATCAACAAAAATTTGGCAAAACGCAAGAAAAAAATAAGCAAAAAGCTCAACAAAAGAGATTGGGATGAACAGCCAGCCCCCATGTTTAAAGCATCCAACATTCAATACGAGATTGACGGTCGCCTCCAAGGGGTTGCTCCCGGCGGCATAGGGTTAATTCATATGCTTGCCAAAAAGACCGGCCTTCTGAAAGAAATTGATAAGGAGCTCGAACTGCTTAAACGCCATTTGCCCTATCATGAATCAGATCATGTCGTCAACATGGCATATAATATTCTTGCCGGTGGCACCTGCCTTCAGGATATTGAGCTGCTCAGAAACAATGAAGCCTGGTTGAATGCTCTGGATGCAGAAATTATCCCCGATCCCACTACAGCCGGAGACTTTTTGCGCCGGTTTTCCAAGGAAGATATCATAACTCTGCAGGACGTCAAAAATACCATCCGGAAAAAGGTATGGGAAAAGCAGCCGCAAAACTTCAAGAAAGAAGCCATCATCAATATCGACGGCACTATCAGTGAAACAACCGGCGAGTGCAAACAGGGTATGGACATCTCTTATAATGGTAAGTGGGGATATGCCCCTCTGATAGTCTCTCTGGAAAAAACAAGGGAGCCTCTTTATATAATCAATCGATCCGGCAATGCTCCGTCCCACCTCAACTGTGCGGGTTGGGTGGATAAGTCCCTTGATCTGCTGGAAGGCACTTTTAAAAAATTATACGTTCGGGGTGATACTGATTTCAGCCTTACTTCCAATTTTGACAAATGGGATCAACGCTGTACCTTTGTCTTTGGCATGGATGCCAGATCAAACCTGATAAAACTGGCCGGTGGTCTTTCAGATTCCGAATGGGAGATATTTGAAAAACAGCCGCAAGCCATCAAAACAATCCCCAGAAAACGTCCTGAAAATATCAAACTTCAAGTGGTCAAAAAACGCAATTTCAAACGTCTTGAGACCGCCTGTGAACATATAGCCGAATTTGAATATAAACCTGGTAAATGTCTGCAACCCTACCGGATGATCGTGCTGCGCAAAACAATAAATGAGTATAAAGGCGAACGTCTATTGTTTGACGATATCCGTTACTTTTTTTACATCACAAACGATTGGAAAAAATCAGCCAGGCACCTGGTGGATTTTTACCGGAAACGGGCGGATCACGAAAATGACATTGATCAGTTGAAACATGGCGTGCATGCAATGGCTAATCCTTCTGATTCCCTAAATGCCAACTGGGCCTATATGGTTGTTGCATCTTTGGCATGGGATCTGAAAGCCTGGTATGGAATGATGATGCCGTATCGAGCTTTAGGTCTTTCCATCGTCCGTATGGAATTCAAACGCTTTATCCAGACATTTATAAATATCCCTTGCTTGATCATACGTTCCGGCAGGGCCATTAAATATCGAATCATTGGTTATAACAACAGGCTCACAAGCGTGTTCAAGTTTTTTAACTCTTTGAAGACTGCCTGGGTTACATGA
- a CDS encoding IS1380 family transposase, with amino-acid sequence MNKNIIKKLAKRKKKISKKLNKRDWTEQPTPMLKASNIQYEIDGRLQGISHGGIGLIHMLAKKTGLLKEIDKELELLKRHLPYHESDHVANMAYNILAGGTCLQDIELQRNNDAWLNALDAKMIPDPTTAGDFLRRFSQENIITLMDVKNTIRKKIWEKQPQNFKESAIINIDGTISETSGKCKQGMDISYNGKWGYAPLVVSLERTREPLYVINRSGNAPSHLDSARWVDKALDLTEGTFKKLYVRGDTDFSLTTHFDKWDQRCSFIFGMDARSNLTKRANALPETDWVRLEKLSAKIKTQPRKRPENIKLQVVKKRKFKRIETAYEHIAEFEYKPGKCQKPYRMIVLRKTINEFKGELLLFDDIRYFFYITNDWKKPAKQLVAFYRKRADHENDIEQLKHGVRAMDNPSDSLNANWAYMVITSMAWDLKAWYGLLMPYRALGLSIIRMEFKRFIQTFINIPCLILKSGRAIKYRIIGYNNRLQSMFKYFDFIRTVRVT; translated from the coding sequence GTGAATAAGAATATCATCAAAAAATTGGCAAAACGCAAGAAAAAAATAAGCAAAAAACTGAACAAAAGAGATTGGACTGAGCAGCCAACTCCCATGCTAAAGGCATCCAATATCCAGTATGAGATCGACGGTCGCCTTCAGGGAATATCACATGGAGGCATTGGCCTGATCCATATGTTGGCCAAAAAGACCGGCCTTTTGAAAGAAATCGATAAAGAACTTGAGCTGCTCAAGCGCCATTTGCCATATCATGAATCTGATCATGTCGCCAATATGGCATACAATATTCTTGCAGGCGGAACCTGTCTTCAGGACATTGAATTGCAAAGAAACAATGATGCCTGGCTTAATGCTCTGGACGCAAAAATGATCCCTGATCCGACAACGGCAGGGGATTTTTTGCGCCGGTTTTCCCAGGAAAATATCATTACCCTGATGGATGTGAAAAATACCATACGGAAAAAAATATGGGAAAAGCAGCCTCAAAATTTCAAAGAATCAGCCATCATCAATATTGACGGAACTATCAGTGAGACAAGCGGCAAGTGCAAACAGGGTATGGACATCTCCTACAATGGTAAGTGGGGGTATGCCCCGCTGGTTGTTTCTCTGGAGAGAACAAGGGAACCTCTTTATGTCATCAACCGCTCGGGCAATGCCCCGTCCCACCTTGACTCTGCCCGGTGGGTGGATAAGGCTCTTGATCTGACGGAAGGCACTTTTAAAAAATTATACGTTCGGGGAGATACGGATTTCAGCCTTACCACGCACTTTGACAAATGGGATCAACGTTGTTCCTTTATTTTTGGCATGGATGCCAGATCAAATCTAACAAAACGTGCAAATGCTCTTCCTGAAACCGACTGGGTCAGGCTTGAAAAACTGTCTGCGAAAATTAAAACTCAGCCCCGGAAACGTCCTGAGAATATCAAACTTCAAGTGGTGAAAAAGCGCAAATTCAAACGCATAGAGACTGCGTATGAACATATAGCCGAGTTTGAATACAAACCGGGAAAATGTCAAAAACCATACAGAATGATCGTTTTGCGTAAAACAATAAACGAGTTCAAGGGAGAATTACTACTGTTCGATGATATCCGCTACTTTTTTTATATTACCAATGATTGGAAAAAACCGGCCAAACAACTGGTAGCCTTTTACCGGAAACGGGCTGACCACGAAAATGATATTGAACAGTTGAAACATGGCGTACGTGCTATGGATAATCCTTCAGACTCTTTGAATGCCAACTGGGCCTATATGGTTATTACCTCCATGGCATGGGATCTGAAAGCCTGGTATGGGCTGCTGATGCCATATCGTGCATTAGGGCTTTCCATCATCCGCATGGAATTCAAGCGTTTTATCCAGACATTTATAAACATCCCCTGTTTAATTTTGAAATCTGGCAGGGCTATAAAATATCGAATTATTGGCTATAACAACCGGCTCCAAAGCATGTTCAAATATTTTGATTTTATAAGGACCGTCCGGGTTACATGA
- a CDS encoding HNH endonuclease signature motif containing protein yields the protein MYFYPYSDVEENGKRAVWNKGKEIVQNGQKYDPNVWRWDICGNVMQYSEHGNTESEHGWEIDHILPSSKGGSDNIDNLQPLNWKNNRKKGDQYPWHCE from the coding sequence ATGTACTTTTATCCGTATAGTGATGTTGAAGAAAATGGGAAAAGAGCTGTATGGAACAAGGGCAAAGAAATAGTTCAGAATGGCCAGAAGTATGATCCAAATGTTTGGCGTTGGGACATTTGTGGTAATGTCATGCAATATTCTGAACACGGAAATACTGAGTCAGAACATGGATGGGAAATTGATCATATCCTGCCTTCCTCAAAAGGAGGTTCAGACAATATTGATAATTTGCAGCCTTTGAATTGGAAAAATAACCGTAAAAAAGGGGATCAATATCCTTGGCACTGTGAATAA
- a CDS encoding ISNCY family transposase (programmed frameshift) — translation MTFGQTPIDQIKIDMRARDEIPKLLLGLQHIYCDQSLRQKVFDILTDMIPESTDSKNGRPGMDLWKILVMGVIRLNCNWDYDKLQEMVNNHKTIRQMLGHGMMDNDIAYPLQTLKDNVRLMTPDILDKINTLVVQEGHKLLMKKTSDDGALIGRCDSFVVETNVHYPTDINLLFDAVRKMIQIAAIISQDIGTSMWRQSAYNIKAFKKLYRIVQRLKHSTSKDEKKKAKRVQQIMDAHTAYIKLAEKYIQKARLTVEMIPASDIICAARAEELQTYINYALWQIDLIKRRVLQDEKIPHEDKIFSIFEPHTEWISKGKAGVPQELGLRVCILEDQYGFILHHRVMEKETDDKVAVAMVTLAQSKFSDLKGCSFDKGFYSPGNKKDLKGRLDILVLPKKGRCNKAEYEEETAEDFIRFKRKHSAVESAINGLENHGLDRCPDHGIQGFKRYVSLSVLARNLQIIGHHIQQKGLKKLQGSEQRKAA, via the exons ATGACATTCGGGCAGACCCCTATCGATCAAATTAAAATTGATATGAGAGCCAGGGATGAAATCCCCAAACTTCTTTTGGGACTCCAACATATCTATTGCGACCAGAGTCTTCGACAAAAAGTTTTTGATATCCTCACGGACATGATCCCAGAAAGTACCGATTCTAAAAATGGACGTCCCGGTATGGACCTGTGGAAGATCCTTGTAATGGGCGTCATTCGGCTCAATTGCAATTGGGATTATGATAAACTCCAGGAAATGGTGAACAACCACAAAACAATAAGGCAGATGCTGGGGCATGGCATGATGGACAATGATATCGCCTACCCCCTTCAGACCCTGAAAGATAATGTCAGGCTTATGACCCCAGATATTCTTGACAAAATCAACACTCTGGTTGTGCAAGAAGGCCATAAACTTCTGATG AAAAAAACTTCGGACGATGGAGCCTTGATTGGGCGGTGTGATTCATTCGTTGTAGAAACCAATGTTCATTATCCCACAGATATCAACCTGCTTTTTGATGCAGTCCGAAAAATGATTCAAATTGCCGCTATTATCAGCCAGGACATTGGAACGAGTATGTGGCGGCAATCAGCGTATAATATTAAAGCATTTAAAAAGCTTTATCGAATAGTCCAGCGTTTGAAACATTCCACATCAAAGGATGAAAAGAAAAAGGCCAAAAGAGTCCAGCAAATTATGGATGCCCATACAGCATATATCAAGCTTGCTGAAAAATATATTCAAAAGGCGCGATTGACCGTGGAAATGATACCGGCATCCGATATTATATGTGCAGCCCGAGCTGAAGAATTACAAACATATATCAACTACGCACTTTGGCAAATTGATTTGATCAAACGCCGGGTGTTACAGGATGAAAAGATCCCCCATGAAGACAAGATTTTTTCGATTTTCGAACCCCACACGGAGTGGATTTCAAAAGGCAAGGCCGGTGTTCCCCAGGAATTGGGCTTGCGGGTATGTATCCTGGAGGACCAATATGGCTTTATCCTGCACCACCGGGTGATGGAGAAAGAAACCGATGATAAAGTCGCCGTTGCGATGGTAACATTGGCACAAAGCAAATTTTCTGATCTCAAAGGATGCAGTTTTGATAAAGGGTTTTACTCTCCAGGCAACAAAAAGGACCTGAAGGGCAGATTGGATATTTTGGTGCTTCCGAAAAAAGGCAGATGCAACAAGGCGGAATATGAAGAAGAAACAGCGGAAGATTTCATTCGTTTTAAAAGAAAACATTCAGCGGTGGAATCTGCCATAAACGGACTGGAAAATCATGGTCTTGACAGATGCCCGGATCATGGCATTCAAGGGTTTAAGAGGTATGTGAGCCTGTCGGTTTTGGCAAGAAATCTCCAGATCATCGGGCATCACATACAACAAAAGGGATTAAAAAAGCTGCAAGGGTCTGAACAGCGCAAAGCAGCTTAA
- a CDS encoding transposase, whose amino-acid sequence MSGPFKAHETLYHCRTCRKVYRSKDLRNIVARYCNVAWDVLVFVGKSLYHRCLTTDEVCLELMLKNIDLSPSEVEYLGRKFILYLALAHQQATPRIEQAMNRSGGYILHLDATHEGDAPVLMTGMDGLKQIVLGNVKIPSEHTDHIVPFLEQLQRNYGPPIACVHDMGTGICKAVSLVFPGTRDFVCHFHFLRDAGKDLLEPSYGQLRKTLQKHAATTRLGEIIRDLHQRIDNHALDAEHLTAAITEGHTLETMDQTSSASIYSLCLWCLQGKKEGNGYGFPFDRPLLAFARRIAQLKDSLPSIQKKVPRDKVGERLFGKLNNLAKNICNDPDFIRSIDDLEWRTLLFDDLRRKMRIADPSGRNGLNDDGSNKSMNSIQKAVGRFRSRLDKNTKYKRDLLCQKLAKQIDKYDERLFADPIEVDTPSGKITIYPQRTNNLLEQFFRGLRRDHRRKTGNNSMRRILHAMLADTPLIKNLGNPEYMHLLLNGKKNLEELFADLEIDGYEPISSISHTDRVLPGFRKMIIMDNLPEKIQLALEKCS is encoded by the coding sequence ATGAGCGGTCCTTTTAAAGCCCATGAGACCCTGTACCACTGCCGGACATGCCGAAAAGTTTACCGTTCGAAAGATTTGCGGAACATCGTTGCCAGATATTGTAATGTGGCATGGGATGTCCTTGTCTTTGTCGGTAAAAGTCTTTACCATCGCTGTCTGACAACTGATGAGGTCTGCCTTGAACTTATGCTCAAAAATATTGATTTGAGCCCTTCAGAAGTCGAATACCTTGGACGCAAATTCATTCTCTACCTCGCATTGGCGCACCAGCAGGCCACCCCTCGCATTGAACAGGCCATGAACCGCAGCGGCGGATACATATTGCACCTGGATGCCACCCATGAAGGAGATGCTCCAGTTCTGATGACCGGGATGGACGGTCTGAAGCAGATTGTACTGGGCAATGTAAAAATCCCCAGCGAACATACCGACCATATCGTACCTTTCCTTGAGCAACTGCAAAGAAACTACGGCCCCCCCATTGCCTGTGTCCATGACATGGGGACTGGTATCTGTAAAGCAGTGTCCCTGGTTTTTCCTGGTACCCGAGACTTTGTCTGCCATTTTCATTTTCTGCGGGATGCTGGAAAGGATCTGCTCGAACCCTCTTACGGTCAATTAAGAAAAACCCTGCAAAAACATGCCGCCACCACCAGGCTGGGTGAAATTATCCGCGATCTTCACCAACGGATTGATAACCATGCTCTTGATGCGGAGCACCTGACAGCTGCCATTACAGAAGGACATACGTTAGAAACTATGGATCAGACATCTTCGGCTTCGATCTATTCTCTGTGCCTGTGGTGCCTACAGGGTAAAAAAGAAGGAAACGGATATGGGTTCCCGTTTGATCGACCACTTCTGGCCTTTGCCCGCAGAATTGCGCAATTGAAAGATTCTCTACCCTCCATTCAAAAAAAGGTCCCCCGGGACAAAGTTGGAGAACGGTTATTTGGCAAGCTCAATAACCTGGCCAAAAATATCTGTAATGATCCCGATTTCATTCGATCTATTGATGATCTTGAATGGCGGACCCTGCTTTTTGATGACCTCCGGAGAAAAATGCGTATTGCAGATCCTTCCGGACGGAACGGCTTGAATGATGATGGATCGAACAAATCCATGAACAGTATCCAAAAAGCCGTAGGCCGATTCCGTTCGAGACTTGATAAAAACACCAAGTACAAAAGAGATCTGCTTTGTCAAAAGTTGGCTAAACAGATCGATAAATACGATGAACGACTGTTTGCAGATCCCATTGAGGTCGACACTCCGTCCGGAAAAATAACCATCTATCCTCAGCGCACCAACAACCTGTTGGAACAATTTTTTCGGGGGCTGCGCCGTGATCATCGAAGAAAAACCGGTAACAACTCAATGCGGCGGATTTTGCATGCAATGCTGGCTGACACGCCCCTGATAAAAAATTTGGGAAATCCTGAGTATATGCACTTGCTTCTGAATGGGAAGAAAAATCTTGAAGAACTGTTCGCGGACCTCGAAATCGACGGATATGAACCTATTTCTTCAATTTCTCATACCGACCGGGTACTGCCGGGCTTTAGGAAAATGATAATAATGGATAATCTGCCGGAAAAAATTCAACTGGCTTTGGAGAAATGTTCATGA
- a CDS encoding transposase has protein sequence MIHTNIETKTQTDIQILGKIDDFFSKFSIATSLHRCGVRKRHGYSVRSLIMAIFTLPFLQKDFFRGIVINDDLSFGKDAAYEVLKGGNSNWRRLLLSVGIKLYHFFDPLTDENRESVLIADDSPYDRSRSKKVELLSRVWDHSTGKFIKGFRMLTLCWSDGASCLPLDFCLLSSSDAKKRLCENQKIMDKRCTAWKRRQEAIITAPENLEAMVKRVLATGVRAKHILMDSWFMMPATVTALSKYINVVGMVKKTSKIHYEFNGNWVDVKAIYRQLKKRRGRAKLLASTIVTLKGGLSARLVFVRDRRKKDWLVLLSTDLELSNEDIVRIYGKRWDIEVLFKMAKQHLKLAKEMQCRDYDALVAHTTIVFMRYMFLAYQNRTQTDDRTFGELFYVCCEEVADISFVEALYRIMIIAGDQLKKMGNYCEQTATAFFDAVMRTTLQQFGFVENRKLAGNF, from the coding sequence ATGATACATACCAATATTGAAACAAAAACTCAAACAGACATTCAGATTTTAGGCAAAATTGATGACTTTTTCAGCAAATTTTCCATTGCTACATCTTTGCACCGATGTGGTGTCCGAAAACGTCATGGATATAGTGTCCGTTCATTGATTATGGCTATATTTACATTACCATTCCTGCAAAAAGATTTCTTTAGGGGAATTGTAATCAATGACGACTTGTCATTTGGTAAAGACGCTGCATATGAGGTTCTCAAGGGTGGGAACTCTAACTGGCGGCGCTTACTTTTGTCTGTTGGTATCAAACTGTACCATTTTTTCGATCCATTAACCGATGAAAATCGTGAATCGGTACTGATCGCCGATGATAGCCCTTATGATCGCTCCCGGTCAAAAAAAGTCGAGCTTCTTTCAAGGGTATGGGATCATAGCACTGGTAAATTTATCAAGGGATTCAGAATGCTGACACTCTGCTGGTCAGATGGGGCCAGTTGTCTGCCGTTAGATTTTTGTCTTCTGTCCTCCTCAGATGCCAAAAAGCGTCTTTGTGAAAATCAAAAAATCATGGATAAAAGATGCACCGCATGGAAACGAAGGCAAGAGGCTATAATTACAGCACCCGAGAATCTGGAAGCCATGGTCAAACGGGTTCTGGCTACAGGCGTTCGTGCAAAACATATATTGATGGATAGCTGGTTTATGATGCCCGCCACAGTTACAGCATTAAGCAAATACATTAATGTTGTGGGGATGGTGAAGAAAACATCAAAAATTCATTATGAATTCAACGGAAATTGGGTGGATGTGAAAGCGATCTACCGGCAACTCAAAAAGCGTCGTGGTCGGGCAAAGCTCCTGGCAAGTACCATCGTTACTCTGAAGGGTGGATTGTCTGCCAGGCTTGTTTTTGTGCGCGACCGGCGCAAGAAGGACTGGTTGGTGTTACTCTCCACAGACCTTGAATTGTCAAATGAAGACATCGTTCGAATTTATGGTAAACGCTGGGATATTGAGGTGTTGTTCAAAATGGCAAAACAGCATCTGAAGCTGGCAAAAGAGATGCAATGCCGAGACTATGACGCCCTGGTGGCCCACACCACTATTGTTTTCATGCGATATATGTTTTTGGCCTATCAAAATCGAACCCAAACGGATGACAGGACCTTTGGAGAATTGTTCTATGTCTGCTGCGAGGAGGTCGCCGATATATCTTTTGTTGAAGCTCTTTACAGAATAATGATTATCGCCGGTGACCAGTTGAAAAAAATGGGTAACTATTGTGAGCAGACCGCGACAGCATTTTTTGATGCTGTTATGAGAACAACCCTCCAGCAATTCGGTTTTGTAGAAAATCGAAAGTTAGCTGGTAATTTTTAA